The DNA window ATTTTCAGGGAGACTGTGATCCCGAATGAGAACTACTTCATCTTTGCTTTCATGGAGATGAGTTTCAACAATGAAAACTTCGCTGAACACTGGAGGAGAACGTACGAATACCTCATTTCCTCTCCAAACGTAGTTTTGTTCTTCACGACCGACGGGATCATGAGGTGGAAAACGTTAATGGTTTTCAGAAGTTTTCAGGAAGTTTCGAGATGGGTGCATCACTTTCTTAAAGAATACGGAGTTTTAATTCAAGATCTCGACCTGCAGATAATCTACAGAATTTTGAAGTTCCGCTTCGACGAGTCGTTGCTTGATGATGTCATATCCGAATCTTCTGATACAATGTAAAATCTAACAGCTTATTTTTCCACCATTATCCAGAAAACTTTAAATACATGTTTTACAACATTAGGTTAAATAGCGGTAAAAGTTGACACTAACGGATCGGGGGGATAGAATGGGAGAAAACGTGGAAAACTTACCTGAGATTAGGCAATTCAAGGAATGGTTCGAAAAGAGGCACGAGTATGCGAAGAAATGGAAGGAGAAAACCGGAGGAAAAGTAGTAGGATATTACTGCACCTACGTGCCGGAAGAGATTCTCTACGCAGCCGGAATACTGCCAGTGAGAATTCTCGGAAGTCACGAGCCGGAGAGCATTACAAGACCGTATCTGCATGATATGTACTGCCCCTTCTGCCACGACACATTGGCTCAGGGGTTGCAGGGAAGGTATAATTACCTCGACGGAGTTACCATCGCTCAATCCTGCTTGCACATGAGGCAGTCCTATTTCAGCTTTGCCGACAGAGTCGAGAACATAGAGTGGAGCTACTACTTACCATTCCCTCACGGCGTAAACAATCCATACGCTGCAGATTACGCGAAGCACGAATTCGAGAAATTCAAAGCGGCCGTGGAAGAGTGGACCGGCACGACTATCTCGGACAAAGACCTTGAAGAGGCTATTCAGGTTTACAACAAAAACCGCGAGCTTATGATGAAGGTTTTCGAATTCAGGAAGGCTGAAGATCCAAAGATAACGGGGTTGCATGCAATGTACATGGTCGTTTCGTCTCAAGTAGTGGACAAAGCCGAGCACAACGAAGTTCTCGAAAGCTTGGTCGAAAAGCTTCCGGAAACGGAAAGCGATAGAGAAGTTGGAACGAGATTCATGCTAATCGGAAGTGAAGATTACGACGAGGAGTTGTTCAAGCTAATCGAATACGGGATGAATTATCCAGCCACCTTCGTGTTTGAAGAGAATTGCACCGGCTCAAGATACTTCTGGGGAACCGTTGAAGATGCCGACGACAAGCTGATGGCCTTAGCGAAGAGGTACGTCTACAGAGTTCCGTGTCCGGCTAAGGATTGGGCGAGGGGAGATTTCTTCGGAAGGAGGAGGTTCCAGTTTATAGAGAAGGTGATAAGAGAGTGGAACGTCGAAGCAGTTATTATAGCTCAGATGAAGTTCTGCGATCCTCATGAGCTTGACATTCCTTCGCTGAGAGACATGCTCGACAAAATGGGAGTTCCGCATCTTCACTTAGAGCTTGACTTAACGCAGCCCGTCGGTCAGTTCAGAACGAGAGTTGAGGCTTTAATCGAATCGATGGGTGAGGAGGATCTTTACATCTGAGGTGATAAACGTGACGGAAGTTAAGGTTAGACCGTTTGAATGTTGGGACGATTTCAAGAAGTATAGGATGGAGTACTACAAGAACTACCTCGAAGCTAAGGAGAAGGGAGGAATTAGGTGGGCTGGTTCAGCCTGGGCTTTCGATCCAGTTCCGGCTGGATTGGGAGAAGATGTTTATCCGCTAACCGGAGAACCTTACGGAGCTACTTGCGCTTTCTTCAGAGACTTCTCCTACAGAGCCCTCGAGGCTATAGAGAGGAAGGGTGTCGCAAGGGATCTATGCGGATACATGAGGAACTACTGGGGAAGCATAGTGCTGGACAAGTACCTCCTCGCAGACGGAACTGAGGTAGAGCCTTTCCCCAAGCCCGACTTCAACTTCACGATACACATCTGCTGCACCCACGCGAAGTGGTATCACTACGCCGCCGAGCTCGAAGGAGGAGTGCCAACTTATGCGGTAGACATCTCAGTTGGTCCTGGCTACTTGCTGGACGACAAAAAGATCGAATACGTTGTTAGACAGCTCGAAGATGCAATTCAGTGGATGGAAAAAGTTACGGGAAGAGAATACGACGACGAGCTTTTGATAAAGGCTGTTGAAAACGAAGCCAAGTCGATGACCCTCTGGGCTAAGATCTGCAAGCTCAACCAAGCCACTCCTGCTCCGATGGAAGAGAAGAGCATGTTCTCCTTCTACGTCCTAACGCTGCTAAAAAGGAGTGATGAGAAAGTAGTGAAGCTCTACGAAAAGCTGTACAAGGAAGTTGAGAGCAGAGTGAAGAGGGGAATTGGGGCTTTAACCTACGAGCAGTTCAGATTTGTGACAGACAACCCACCGCCATGGCCCTTCCTGAAAGTTTACAGGTATTTAGAGCAGACGTACGGAGCGGTTTCTGTTGGAAGCATTTATACCTTCGGATTGGGAGGAGCTTGGAAGTGCATGGATGAAAAGGGAGAGAAGTGGGTCTGGGAACCAGCACCAACGCCAGAGGAGGTTGGATACGAGATCCACGACAGAAGGAGTGCTCTGTGGTGGACCGCAATGTTCAACCTCAAATACAGAGCTTCCTGGCAGCACGAGTATTCCCACCGGATAAGAAAGCTCGAAACGTACCAGATGATAAAGGACTGGAAAGTCGATGCAATAATAATGCACCTCAACAGAGGTTGCGAGCTCTGGAACATGTCAACTCTTGAGGTGAGGGACTACTTAGTCAAGCAAGGAGTTCCAGTGGCGACCTACGAAGGAAACATGGCAGACCCGAGGGAATTCGATGAGGCGAGGACTTTCAACGTCATAGATTCGTTCATGCAGAGTTTGGGTGTTGAAAAGCTTGCGTGAGGTGGTGTTATGTTTGTTGGAGTAGATGTTGGCTCGAAGTATACGAAAGTTGTCGTGATGAACGAGAACAAAGAAGTCCTCTCATACGTTGTTACGAGAACCGGGACGGATTTGAAGAAGACGTCAACCTCAGCTTTAGAAGAAGCCGTGGAAAAAGCTGGAATTAGCTTGGAAAACGTAAAAAGGATCGTCGCTACTGGTTTTGGAAAGATTGCCGCTCCGTTTGCAGATGACGAAACGACTCAGGTTATCGCAGCAGCAAAAGGAGCTTACTACGTGAGACCGTCCACAAGAACGGTAATCGAAGTTGGAGCTGAGGAGAGCAGAGCGATAAGCTTGGACGACAACGGAAACGTTAAAGATTTTGCTTTAGCCGACAAGTGTGCCGCTGGAGCTGGATCGTTCGTTGACGCTATGGTTCGCTACTTGGAAGTTACTCCAGAAGAGTTCGGCAGGCTTGCGTTGCAGGCGACGAAAAGCATTCCGATGAACGCCCAGTGCGTCATATTCGCTGAATCTGAAGTTGTTTCACTTCTGCACGCCAACGTTCCGAAGGCTGAGATTTCGAGGGCTATTCACGACGCTATAGCAGACAGAGTGGCTTCTATTGCCAGAAGACTTGAGATAAGAGACGACGTTCTTTTAATAGGAGGATTAGCCAACGACGTTGGATTCATCGATGCGATGAAGAGGGAGCTTGAAAGGGAAGTTTACGTGCCAGAGAATTATCCGCCAGAGGTCGTTCCGGCTATAGGAGCGGCAATCGTTGCTTTGGAAACTTACAAAGGGTAGGTGGTGAGTATGGTTTCCGTACAGGAGAGCGAATACTGGAAGTGGCCAGAACAGATCTGGGTTGATGAGAGCA is part of the Ferroglobus placidus DSM 10642 genome and encodes:
- a CDS encoding AsnC family transcriptional regulator; translation: MDFDLRTPIVKLDKTRKAILREKIADPSITTRKLSEVLKEKYDISLSHARVAEIIKEMKEQEIFRETVIPNENYFIFAFMEMSFNNENFAEHWRRTYEYLISSPNVVLFFTTDGIMRWKTLMVFRSFQEVSRWVHHFLKEYGVLIQDLDLQIIYRILKFRFDESLLDDVISESSDTM
- a CDS encoding acyl-CoA dehydratase activase; this encodes MFVGVDVGSKYTKVVVMNENKEVLSYVVTRTGTDLKKTSTSALEEAVEKAGISLENVKRIVATGFGKIAAPFADDETTQVIAAAKGAYYVRPSTRTVIEVGAEESRAISLDDNGNVKDFALADKCAAGAGSFVDAMVRYLEVTPEEFGRLALQATKSIPMNAQCVIFAESEVVSLLHANVPKAEISRAIHDAIADRVASIARRLEIRDDVLLIGGLANDVGFIDAMKRELEREVYVPENYPPEVVPAIGAAIVALETYKG
- a CDS encoding 2-hydroxyacyl-CoA dehydratase; translated protein: MGENVENLPEIRQFKEWFEKRHEYAKKWKEKTGGKVVGYYCTYVPEEILYAAGILPVRILGSHEPESITRPYLHDMYCPFCHDTLAQGLQGRYNYLDGVTIAQSCLHMRQSYFSFADRVENIEWSYYLPFPHGVNNPYAADYAKHEFEKFKAAVEEWTGTTISDKDLEEAIQVYNKNRELMMKVFEFRKAEDPKITGLHAMYMVVSSQVVDKAEHNEVLESLVEKLPETESDREVGTRFMLIGSEDYDEELFKLIEYGMNYPATFVFEENCTGSRYFWGTVEDADDKLMALAKRYVYRVPCPAKDWARGDFFGRRRFQFIEKVIREWNVEAVIIAQMKFCDPHELDIPSLRDMLDKMGVPHLHLELDLTQPVGQFRTRVEALIESMGEEDLYI
- the bzdO gene encoding benzoyl-CoA reductase, bzd-type, subunit O; amino-acid sequence: MTEVKVRPFECWDDFKKYRMEYYKNYLEAKEKGGIRWAGSAWAFDPVPAGLGEDVYPLTGEPYGATCAFFRDFSYRALEAIERKGVARDLCGYMRNYWGSIVLDKYLLADGTEVEPFPKPDFNFTIHICCTHAKWYHYAAELEGGVPTYAVDISVGPGYLLDDKKIEYVVRQLEDAIQWMEKVTGREYDDELLIKAVENEAKSMTLWAKICKLNQATPAPMEEKSMFSFYVLTLLKRSDEKVVKLYEKLYKEVESRVKRGIGALTYEQFRFVTDNPPPWPFLKVYRYLEQTYGAVSVGSIYTFGLGGAWKCMDEKGEKWVWEPAPTPEEVGYEIHDRRSALWWTAMFNLKYRASWQHEYSHRIRKLETYQMIKDWKVDAIIMHLNRGCELWNMSTLEVRDYLVKQGVPVATYEGNMADPREFDEARTFNVIDSFMQSLGVEKLA